One Centroberyx gerrardi isolate f3 chromosome 2, fCenGer3.hap1.cur.20231027, whole genome shotgun sequence DNA window includes the following coding sequences:
- the LOC144539932 gene encoding uncharacterized protein LOC144539932, which produces MSSCSAPSGFTCSPSVSGQYDSKANAAAPYRLFLSATPDGLKLAGQVAPSALPVSPSGSVWLDTKPSSGTPNPSPLNFSASSPVQPDARLSADARCHWTEAKVRELISFYSEHSCLWNHKSESYRNRQLRQSTMETLSRLLSDSQPAPFTVEDIKTKFRNLRTIFQREHKAVSSNKTCGSEDFYLPKWKHYRQLMFLCDSCDEDDGADDPDDLRFHQPQADGLLELGNQAPPSSLHYPASAAGHASQTDAKLNVAPRSHEAPPSPTPPASQLSSPSSSPSTSSSHADLKVSGRKRPSRSAPPAGSEALDFMRSFCQSATVSPHAGFLKYVEECLNETPPDKVKKLKKKIIETIHSVSEEL; this is translated from the exons ATGTCCAGCTGCTCCGCTCCCTCCGGCTTCACCTGTTCTCCCTCCGTCTCCGGCCAGTACGACTCTAAAGCGAACGCCGCCGCTCCGTACCGCCTCTTCCTCTCAGCGACCCCGGACGGGCTTAAACTCGCCGGCCAGGTCGCCCCCTCCGCCCTGCCCGTGTCTCCGTCCGGGTCGGTGTGGCTGGACACCAAACCCAGCTCCGGGACTCCGAACCCTTCGCCTCTGAATTTCTCTGCATCGAGTCCCGTTCAGCCGGACGCCAGGCTGAGCGCCGACGCCCGCTGCCACTGGACCGAGGCCAAAGTGCGGGAGCTCATATCGTTCTACTCCG AGCACAGCTGCCTGTGGAACCACAAGTCAGAGAGCTACAGGAACCGGCAGCTGAGGCAGAGCACCATGGAGACGCTGAGCCGCCTGCTGTCTGACAGCCAGCCCGCCCCCTTCACAG TGGAAGACATAAAGACGAAGTTCAGGAACCTGCGCACCATCTTCCAGCGCGAGCACAAGGCGGTGAGCTCCAACAAGACGTGCGGCTCGGAGGACTTCTACCTGCCCAAGTGGAAGCACTACCGCCAGCTGATGTTCCTGTGCGACTCCTGCGACGAGGACGACGGCGCCGACGACCCCGACGACCTCCGCTTCCACCAACCGCAGGCGGACGGCCTCCTCGAGCTGGGCAACCAAGcgcctccttcctccctgcacTACCCGGCCTCCGCCGCCGGCCACGCCAGCCAAACGGACGCCAAGCTAAACGTCGCGCCGCGGAGCCACGAGGCCCCGCCCTCCCCGACCCCCCCCGCCTCCcagctctcctccccctcctcctccccctccacgtCCTCCTCTCACGCCGACCTCAAGGTTTCGGGACGCAAGCGGCCGAGCCGCTCGGCGCCGCCCGCCGGCAGCGAGGCGCTGGATTTTATGAGGAGTTTTTGTCAGAGCGCGACGGTCTCGCCGCACGCCGGGTTCTTAAAGTACGTTGAGGAGTGTCTGAACGAGACGCCGCCAGACAAGGTgaagaaactgaagaagaagataaTCGAGACGATCCACAGCGTGTCGGAGGAGTTGTAG